A single window of Campylobacter concisus DNA harbors:
- the frr gene encoding ribosome recycling factor (Rrf; Frr; ribosome-recycling factor; release factor 4; RF4; recycles ribosomes upon translation termination along with release factor RF-3 and elongation factor EF-G; A GTPase-dependent process results in release of 50S from 70S; inhibited by release factor RF-1; essential for viability; structurally similar to tRNAs) — translation MLNKIYETQKEGCEKAIASLKRDFTTLRTGKVNINIVDHVMVDYYGSPTPLNQVATVLTSDASTIAITPWEKSMIKAISSAIQAANIGVNPNSDGESVKLFFPPMTVEQRQENAKHAKSMGEKAKVSIRNVRKDANDEVKKLEKDKAITEDESKKGQDEVQKITDTYTAKIDTLVKEKEAELLKI, via the coding sequence ATGCTAAATAAAATTTACGAAACACAAAAAGAAGGCTGCGAAAAAGCAATAGCTTCATTAAAACGTGACTTTACAACGCTTAGAACGGGCAAGGTAAACATTAATATTGTAGATCATGTAATGGTTGATTATTACGGCTCACCAACTCCGCTCAACCAAGTAGCCACTGTGCTTACAAGCGACGCTTCAACTATCGCTATCACACCTTGGGAAAAGAGCATGATAAAAGCGATCTCTTCAGCTATCCAAGCAGCAAATATCGGCGTCAATCCAAATAGTGATGGTGAGAGTGTCAAGCTATTTTTTCCACCTATGACCGTCGAGCAACGCCAAGAAAATGCAAAACATGCAAAATCAATGGGAGAAAAAGCCAAAGTTAGTATAAGAAACGTAAGAAAAGATGCAAATGATGAAGTCAAAAAGCTTGAAAAAGACAAAGCTATAACTGAGGACGAGAGCAAAAAGGGACAGGATGAGGTTCAAAAGATAACTGACACCTACACTGCAAAAATCGATACTCTTGTAAAAGAAAAAGAAGCCGAGCTTTTAAAAATCTAA